One window of the Natrinema sp. CBA1119 genome contains the following:
- a CDS encoding ABC transporter ATP-binding protein, which yields MAAIELEGLTKDYGEVLANDDVTFDVERGEIFGYLGPNGAGKTTTIRTLLGFISPTAGSARLLGRDITDEGDLLEAKRRLGYLPDSPAFDETATGREILELHASIKGDERSGELLELFDPPLDRPVREYSRGNVQKLGLVTTFMHDPELVILDEPTSGLDPLLQQRFAKFLRAERERGLTVFFSSHILSEVRKLCDRVGVIRNGRLVTVEPVESLLDRSGKFVRLHAAESIPSRALEIDGVHGLESERGAGSSAGTSAGSSDGTEYAFTFTGDINTLLERLREYRLLDCTIEEAPLEEVFMRFYGDEGTDAGSAAGDRVPAGTGAADDGVGGDGDV from the coding sequence ATGGCCGCAATCGAACTCGAGGGACTCACGAAGGACTACGGGGAGGTGCTCGCCAACGACGATGTGACGTTCGACGTCGAGCGGGGGGAGATCTTCGGCTACCTCGGCCCGAACGGTGCGGGGAAGACGACGACGATCCGGACCCTGCTGGGGTTCATTTCGCCGACCGCCGGCTCGGCGCGGCTGCTGGGTCGCGACATCACCGACGAGGGGGACCTCCTCGAGGCCAAGCGGCGACTCGGCTACCTTCCCGACAGCCCGGCGTTCGACGAGACGGCGACCGGGCGCGAGATCCTCGAGCTGCACGCGTCGATCAAGGGCGACGAGCGCAGCGGGGAACTGCTCGAGCTGTTCGACCCGCCGCTCGATCGGCCGGTGCGGGAGTACTCCCGGGGGAACGTCCAGAAACTGGGGCTCGTGACGACGTTCATGCACGATCCCGAGCTGGTGATCCTGGACGAGCCGACGAGCGGGTTAGATCCCCTGTTACAACAGCGGTTTGCGAAGTTCCTCCGCGCTGAACGAGAGCGCGGGCTCACGGTGTTTTTCTCCTCGCACATCCTGAGCGAGGTGCGAAAGCTGTGCGACCGCGTCGGCGTCATTCGGAACGGGCGGCTCGTGACCGTCGAACCGGTGGAATCGCTCCTCGACAGGAGCGGCAAGTTCGTCCGCCTGCACGCCGCGGAGTCGATCCCGAGTCGCGCCCTCGAGATCGACGGCGTCCACGGTCTCGAATCCGAGCGCGGTGCCGGGTCGAGCGCCGGAACGAGCGCCGGATCGAGCGACGGGACCGAATACGCGTTCACGTTCACCGGCGATATCAACACCCTGCTCGAGCGACTTCGGGAGTACCGACTGCTCGATTGCACGATCGAGGAAGCGCCCCTCGAGGAGGTTTTCATGCGGTTTTACGGCGACGAGGGGACGGACGCCGGCTCAGCTGCTGGCGATCGAGTCCCCGCCGGTACCGGCGCGGCGGACGACGGTGTCGGGGGTGACGGCGATGTTTGA
- a CDS encoding zinc-dependent alcohol dehydrogenase family protein, with protein MKAVVFQGANEPLEIRDVDRPECEENGVVVETEACGICRSDWHAWQGDWDWIGLMPTPGLIFGHEPVGRVVEVGDGVERFSEGDLVTNPFNLSDGTCPYCREGRANICEKSVPMGFVPFQQGAFAEEYPVRNADQNLVTVPESVDPAEVAGLGCRFATAFHGIVHRVDVTPGNWVAVHGCGGVGLSAVHIASALGANVIAIDVVPEKLELARELGAIETVDSERVDDVPQTVKSLTEMSRGVDVSIDALGIAETVRNSIDSLCKGGQHLQIGMTTSEEGGDVSVPVDTMVTDEREFYGSYGMPPNEYDDIFRMMDGGKIDPGKIVTETCALEDVPDVMDRLGEYETMGIPVCTEF; from the coding sequence GTGAAAGCAGTAGTCTTCCAGGGTGCGAACGAGCCCCTCGAGATTCGGGACGTCGATCGACCGGAGTGCGAGGAAAACGGCGTCGTCGTCGAAACCGAAGCTTGCGGCATCTGTCGGAGCGACTGGCACGCCTGGCAGGGCGACTGGGACTGGATCGGGTTGATGCCCACGCCAGGGCTGATCTTCGGACACGAGCCCGTCGGCCGGGTCGTCGAGGTCGGCGACGGCGTCGAGCGCTTTAGCGAGGGCGACCTCGTCACGAACCCGTTCAACCTGAGTGACGGGACCTGTCCGTACTGTCGGGAGGGTCGAGCGAACATCTGCGAGAAATCGGTGCCGATGGGCTTCGTCCCCTTCCAGCAGGGTGCGTTCGCCGAGGAGTACCCCGTCCGGAACGCCGATCAGAACCTCGTGACGGTCCCCGAATCGGTCGATCCCGCCGAGGTCGCGGGGCTGGGCTGTCGGTTCGCGACCGCGTTCCACGGAATCGTCCACCGCGTGGACGTCACCCCCGGCAACTGGGTCGCGGTCCACGGCTGCGGCGGCGTCGGCCTCTCCGCGGTTCACATCGCCAGCGCGCTGGGCGCGAACGTCATCGCGATCGACGTCGTCCCAGAAAAGCTCGAGTTAGCTCGAGAGCTCGGTGCGATCGAGACGGTCGACTCCGAGCGCGTCGACGACGTTCCCCAGACCGTCAAGTCACTCACCGAGATGAGCCGCGGCGTGGACGTCTCGATCGACGCGCTCGGGATCGCGGAGACGGTCCGGAACTCGATCGACTCGCTCTGCAAGGGCGGCCAGCACCTCCAGATCGGGATGACAACGTCCGAGGAGGGCGGTGACGTTTCCGTCCCGGTCGATACGATGGTCACCGACGAGCGCGAGTTCTACGGCTCCTACGGGATGCCGCCCAACGAGTACGACGACATCTTCCGGATGATGGACGGCGGGAAGATCGATCCGGGGAAGATCGTCACGGAGACCTGCGCGCTCGAGGACGTTCCCGACGTCATGGACCGACTCGGCGAGTACGAGACGATGGGGATCCCGGTCTGCACCGAGTTCTGA
- a CDS encoding aldehyde dehydrogenase has translation MQTEYYDRERYDVGDAVLERHRSAAETVLSRDRYGHLIDGKWVDAADGEEGRAIDATTGEPLATVQVGSPADVDRAVEAARAAFEGSWGQLSPRQRADRLAEIADRLEDRKTEIAKLDSLEAGKPNLHALFVDCEVLIEQFRHFAALARSTDEGRVVPTGDEKHVFTRREPYGVVGAISAWNFPAMFVAWKLGPALATGNAVVLKPSERATLSSLEVARVCDRVLPPGTVNVVTGLGEDVGAAMTAHDDIDKLSLTGSHASGVATLESAAQTITPTSLELGGKSPNIVFPDADLEQAILGTIVSIFFNSGQQCTAGSRLYLHTEIREEFLDLLESTVDNLGVGDPLAPTTDVGPMIDHTHQSSVREYVDDAVAEGATLHIGGENAAVDDDLEGAPFVQPTVLTDVGDDDRVGCEEVFGPVLSVFEWSDRDEVLRRANDTSYGLAAGVWTADLSTAHEFAAELEAGTVWINTYNDLFDPAPHGGYKESGTGRELAEEALEDYSQVKTVKVNLGGVPKMG, from the coding sequence ATGCAGACGGAATACTACGATCGGGAGCGGTACGATGTCGGTGACGCCGTCCTCGAGCGCCACCGTTCGGCGGCGGAGACGGTCCTCTCGCGCGATCGGTACGGCCACCTGATCGACGGCAAATGGGTCGATGCCGCCGACGGCGAGGAGGGACGGGCGATCGACGCGACCACGGGAGAGCCGCTCGCGACGGTCCAGGTCGGCTCCCCAGCGGATGTCGATCGGGCCGTCGAGGCCGCGCGGGCAGCGTTCGAGGGAAGCTGGGGCCAGCTCTCCCCCAGACAGCGCGCCGACCGCCTCGCGGAGATCGCCGACCGACTCGAGGATCGCAAGACGGAGATCGCGAAACTCGACAGTCTCGAGGCGGGGAAGCCGAACCTCCACGCGCTGTTCGTCGACTGCGAGGTGTTGATCGAGCAGTTCCGCCACTTCGCGGCGCTCGCGCGGTCGACCGACGAGGGCCGGGTCGTGCCGACGGGCGACGAGAAACACGTCTTCACGCGCCGGGAACCGTACGGCGTCGTCGGCGCGATTTCCGCGTGGAACTTCCCCGCGATGTTCGTCGCGTGGAAGCTCGGCCCGGCGCTGGCGACCGGCAACGCGGTCGTCCTCAAACCGTCCGAGCGGGCTACGCTCTCGTCGCTCGAGGTCGCGCGGGTCTGCGATCGCGTCCTCCCGCCGGGAACGGTCAACGTCGTCACCGGCCTCGGCGAGGACGTCGGCGCGGCGATGACCGCGCACGACGATATCGACAAACTGAGCCTGACCGGCTCGCACGCCTCGGGCGTCGCCACCCTCGAGAGCGCCGCGCAGACGATCACGCCGACGTCGCTCGAACTCGGCGGGAAGAGTCCGAACATCGTCTTTCCGGACGCCGACCTCGAGCAAGCGATCCTGGGGACGATCGTGAGCATCTTCTTCAACTCGGGACAGCAGTGTACCGCGGGGTCACGGCTGTACCTGCACACGGAGATCCGCGAGGAGTTCCTGGACCTGCTCGAGAGCACCGTCGACAACCTCGGCGTCGGCGACCCCCTCGCGCCGACGACCGACGTCGGGCCGATGATCGATCACACCCACCAGTCGTCGGTTCGCGAGTACGTCGACGACGCCGTCGCCGAGGGCGCGACGCTGCACATCGGTGGCGAAAACGCCGCGGTCGACGACGACCTCGAGGGGGCTCCGTTCGTCCAGCCGACGGTGCTCACCGACGTGGGCGACGACGACCGCGTCGGCTGCGAGGAAGTGTTCGGTCCCGTCCTCTCCGTCTTCGAGTGGAGCGACCGCGACGAGGTTCTCCGGCGAGCCAACGACACGTCGTACGGGCTCGCCGCGGGTGTCTGGACGGCGGATCTGAGCACGGCTCACGAGTTCGCGGCCGAACTCGAAGCCGGGACGGTCTGGATCAACACCTACAATGACCTCTTCGATCCGGCACCCCACGGCGGCTACAAGGAGAGCGGCACGGGCCGAGAGCTCGCCGAGGAGGCGCTCGAGGACTACTCACAGGTGAAGACGGTCAAAGTGAACCTCGGCGGCGTTCCGAAGATGGGCTGA